From Thermoanaerobaculia bacterium, a single genomic window includes:
- a CDS encoding DUF983 domain-containing protein → MDPRPRTPSPVHPLLHTSIAAAPVTFSSVRHAIGRGLRLRCPVCGVGRLFASFWRMREACPQCGVSYGREAGFWLGSMDINLTISLLLILGSLLFLPELDLERELIVLGAAAILLPALLFRWVRGVWMALMYLSGGVY, encoded by the coding sequence ATGGATCCTCGGCCGCGCACCCCGTCGCCCGTCCATCCCCTCCTGCACACGTCCATCGCGGCGGCACCGGTCACGTTCTCCTCCGTTCGCCACGCGATCGGCCGCGGTCTTCGCCTTCGATGCCCCGTCTGCGGCGTCGGGCGGCTCTTCGCCTCGTTCTGGAGAATGCGGGAGGCGTGTCCGCAATGCGGAGTGAGCTACGGGCGGGAGGCGGGGTTCTGGCTCGGGTCGATGGACATCAACCTCACGATTTCGCTGCTTCTGATCCTGGGATCGCTCCTCTTCCTTCCGGAGCTCGATCTCGAGCGCGAGCTGATCGTTCTCGGCGCCGCGGCGATCCTCCTTCCCGCGCTCCTCTTCCGGTGGGTGAGGGGAGTGTGGATGGCGCTGATGTACCTCAGCGGCGGCGTCTATTAG